One genomic region from Longimicrobium sp. encodes:
- a CDS encoding tetratricopeptide repeat protein, producing MNRPEATIEEILGLLPDLDDLEVLRLQLVAAAVRDPGKEWDSSSAYTTIDKRIVTPEAAERALDEAEAALHEYVSALHRGLRPFLQSFFADDRDAASRHLIALGENLEGSGRLLGAQKCYRAALTVSLPLVDKGAQILALRRIGRVSVSVGDFKEAVAYYERSADLSRDSGDVPGEVIGRTGIGNVRLWQGRWNEAEACYHEALALADAAGSGAFMLERGQIYNNLGNLTTRQQRLQESEGWFERAFHVWQALTSPVDLAICHHNHAHLREAQERWDEARRGYEAALKLPIPKALRATIATDLAEWWLHEGHVTQAEELGRLAEEQAIAAGSPYTIGYMYQGRGNIARAQGDADGFTFFEKALEIAREKGYPFLEGETLLDYAALRAQNDGYEEAAAYLERAAEIFRELGAAGELERAKRSLAELRSTGELELAGESPIAAAGD from the coding sequence GTGAACCGCCCCGAAGCGACGATCGAAGAGATCCTCGGGCTGCTGCCGGACCTCGACGACCTCGAGGTCCTCCGGCTGCAGCTCGTCGCTGCCGCCGTGCGCGACCCGGGGAAGGAGTGGGACAGCTCCAGCGCCTACACCACCATCGACAAGCGTATCGTGACGCCCGAGGCGGCCGAGCGGGCGCTGGACGAGGCCGAGGCGGCGCTGCACGAGTACGTCTCCGCGCTGCACCGGGGGCTCCGGCCCTTTCTGCAGAGCTTCTTCGCCGACGACCGCGACGCGGCGTCGCGCCACCTGATCGCGCTGGGCGAAAACCTGGAGGGGAGCGGCCGCCTGCTGGGCGCGCAGAAGTGCTACCGGGCGGCGCTGACCGTCTCGCTGCCGCTGGTGGACAAGGGGGCGCAGATCCTTGCGCTGCGGCGCATCGGCCGCGTGTCGGTGAGCGTGGGCGACTTCAAGGAGGCGGTCGCCTACTACGAGCGTAGCGCCGACCTGTCGCGCGACTCCGGCGACGTTCCCGGCGAGGTCATCGGCCGCACGGGCATCGGCAACGTCCGGCTGTGGCAGGGGCGGTGGAACGAGGCCGAGGCGTGCTACCACGAGGCCCTGGCCCTGGCCGACGCCGCCGGAAGCGGAGCGTTCATGCTGGAGCGCGGGCAGATCTACAACAACCTGGGGAACCTGACCACGCGCCAGCAGCGCCTGCAGGAGTCCGAGGGGTGGTTCGAGCGCGCCTTCCATGTGTGGCAGGCGCTGACCTCGCCGGTGGACCTGGCCATCTGCCACCACAACCACGCGCACCTCCGCGAGGCGCAGGAGCGCTGGGACGAGGCGCGGCGCGGATACGAGGCCGCGCTGAAGCTCCCCATCCCCAAGGCGCTGCGGGCCACCATCGCCACCGACCTGGCCGAATGGTGGCTGCACGAGGGGCACGTGACGCAGGCCGAGGAGCTGGGGCGCCTGGCCGAGGAGCAGGCGATCGCGGCCGGCTCGCCGTACACCATCGGCTACATGTACCAGGGCCGCGGGAACATCGCGCGCGCGCAGGGCGACGCCGACGGGTTCACCTTCTTCGAGAAGGCGCTGGAGATCGCCCGCGAGAAGGGGTATCCCTTCCTGGAAGGCGAGACGCTGCTCGACTACGCGGCGCTGCGCGCGCAGAACGACGGCTACGAAGAGGCGGCCGCATACCTGGAGCGCGCGGCCGAGATCTTCCGCGAGCTGGGCGCGGCCGGCGAGCTGGAGCGCGCGAAACGCTCGCTGGCCGAGCTGCGGTCCACCGGCGAGCTGGAGCTGGCGGGCGAGTCGCCGATCGCGGCGGCGGGAGACTAG
- a CDS encoding BamA/TamA family outer membrane protein, translating into MPPTRPHPLRTLLAAAALAASAPLAARAQQPVSAPAFPSPESSVAAAPARDTTPAGCPRIGNIFVDNNSVFLVGDASLDPRFNAAYRTANRLHVRTRESVIRRELLFHEGSCYRPELLEDSERILRSTGYLADADVFSVRQPDGTLDVIVETRDEWSTRLEASGGSGEFSGIELREDNLLGRGARAAAFWRHQEGENVYGGRAGTPQLFGTHVDAEASLARTPVGISALVRTAFPFRGEGARWAWRQSFLRDERNFSYYVENGTRLERRLFPVERTAWDVGVVRRFGHRGNLTLLGVALAGEQRDFPQDTFSAVEGGIPVSELPGGGFVPGLEPVSATRLLFLAGQRRVTFDRRRGLDAVHGAEDVQLGADVEAAVGRSIEAFTDGNDLSVDFGLNAAGDLPGGILAGTRVIVEAKRDFEAPQGEESWRDVFGQADVWTYWRPRGDSKHTFVAAAHAAGGWHTRVPFQLTLGQRAGLRGYTRQVAAGQRRVVATLEHRAFLAWPFPRLFDLGSAVFVDAGKTWSGGDPFGRDSPVLVSAGAGVRLAFPPGSRRTYRLDFAFPVAPSFRPRAIQISIGTGQAIGRSAVDDDPQIGRSSRQPIGVSLFDYPLDR; encoded by the coding sequence TTGCCGCCGACTCGTCCGCACCCGCTCCGCACTCTGCTCGCGGCCGCCGCGCTGGCCGCGAGCGCGCCGCTGGCCGCGCGCGCGCAGCAGCCGGTTTCCGCGCCCGCATTCCCATCTCCCGAAAGCTCTGTCGCGGCGGCGCCCGCGCGCGACACCACGCCGGCCGGGTGCCCGCGGATCGGCAACATCTTCGTCGACAACAACTCGGTGTTCCTGGTGGGCGACGCCAGCCTGGACCCGCGCTTCAACGCCGCGTACCGCACCGCCAACCGGCTGCACGTGCGCACCCGCGAGTCGGTGATCCGCCGCGAGCTGCTGTTCCACGAGGGAAGCTGCTACCGCCCCGAGCTGCTGGAAGACTCCGAGCGCATCCTGCGCTCCACCGGCTACCTGGCCGACGCCGACGTCTTCTCCGTGCGCCAGCCGGACGGGACGTTGGACGTGATCGTGGAGACGCGCGACGAGTGGTCCACGCGGCTCGAGGCGTCGGGCGGGTCGGGCGAGTTCTCGGGGATCGAGCTGCGCGAGGACAACCTGCTGGGGCGCGGCGCGCGGGCGGCGGCGTTCTGGCGCCACCAGGAGGGCGAGAACGTGTACGGCGGCCGCGCCGGCACGCCGCAGCTCTTCGGCACGCACGTGGACGCCGAGGCCTCGCTGGCGCGCACGCCGGTGGGGATCTCGGCGCTGGTGCGCACGGCGTTCCCCTTCCGCGGCGAGGGCGCGCGCTGGGCGTGGCGGCAGTCGTTCCTGCGCGACGAGCGCAACTTCAGCTACTACGTGGAGAACGGCACCCGCCTGGAGCGCCGCCTCTTTCCCGTGGAGCGCACCGCGTGGGACGTGGGCGTGGTGCGGCGCTTCGGGCACCGCGGCAACCTGACGCTGCTGGGCGTGGCCCTGGCCGGCGAGCAGCGGGACTTTCCGCAGGACACCTTCAGCGCGGTCGAGGGAGGGATCCCCGTTTCCGAGCTCCCCGGCGGCGGCTTCGTGCCGGGGCTGGAGCCGGTGTCGGCCACGCGGCTGCTGTTCCTGGCGGGCCAGCGGCGCGTGACCTTCGACCGGCGGCGCGGGCTGGACGCGGTGCACGGCGCCGAGGACGTGCAGCTGGGCGCCGACGTGGAGGCGGCGGTGGGGCGCAGCATCGAGGCGTTCACCGACGGCAACGACCTGTCGGTGGACTTCGGGCTGAACGCCGCGGGCGACCTGCCGGGCGGCATCCTGGCGGGAACGCGGGTGATCGTCGAGGCCAAGCGCGACTTCGAGGCGCCGCAGGGCGAGGAGTCGTGGCGCGACGTGTTCGGGCAGGCCGACGTGTGGACGTACTGGCGCCCGCGGGGGGATTCCAAGCACACGTTCGTGGCGGCGGCGCACGCGGCGGGCGGGTGGCACACGCGGGTGCCCTTCCAGCTCACGCTGGGGCAGCGCGCGGGGCTGCGCGGCTATACGCGCCAAGTGGCCGCCGGGCAGCGGCGCGTGGTGGCCACGCTGGAGCACCGCGCCTTCCTGGCGTGGCCCTTCCCGCGGCTCTTCGACCTGGGCTCGGCGGTGTTCGTGGACGCGGGGAAGACGTGGTCGGGCGGCGATCCGTTCGGGCGCGACTCGCCGGTGCTGGTGTCGGCGGGGGCGGGGGTGCGGCTGGCCTTCCCGCCGGGGTCGCGGCGCACGTACCGGCTGGACTTCGCCTTCCCGGTGGCGCCCAGCTTCCGCCCGCGAGCGATCCAGATCTCCATCGGCACCGGCCAGGCGATCGGCCGCAGCGCCGTGGA